A genomic region of Zea mays cultivar B73 chromosome 6, Zm-B73-REFERENCE-NAM-5.0, whole genome shotgun sequence contains the following coding sequences:
- the LOC103630747 gene encoding WRKY transcription factor 42, with product MESSCLGKRRLNGAERAPPAFLPLGYEYGDADAVDHMPHRLETGEMDFFKREKRERKADAAAPDDLGIKEEDITINMGLHHVGRWKNRSEESVDEGVSSNDGDTREMKTELALTKSELGRLNEENKQLKNILTRLTSSNSNPLQMQMQALTTMQQLRNNIIHRGLRGAPSHELNVDPEKKKDQEGSRGGGHLLPQQFIGLSTPALSFDDPLRFVASDVQGGESSASTSNVEPPPTTTTMEMMPLPAFEHGHHQHLAHERGSSSSPDEPPSHHLAVNQGWLSNKVAKFLPVKGPEPATMRKARVSVRARSEVLMISDGCQWRKYGQKMAKGNPCPRSYYRCTMAAGCPVRKQVQRCAEDTTVVVTTYEGNHNHPLPPAAMPMASTTTTASSMLLSGSMPSAEGSSLMAGSNFLARAVLPCSSSVATISASAPFPTVALDLTQPLPPQAQARSTTEPSQLQAALADAAGRPTPQLFGQKLYDPSSSKAPAASQGADAAGDTVSAAAVIASDPNFPAVLAAAIKSYISGNGSGGGNSGTTVLPPPPAASSADDSSRDDKAGEQGG from the exons ATGGAGTCCTCCTGCCTGGGAAAGCGCAGGCTGAACGGCGCCGAGAGGGCGCCGCCCGCGTTCCTCCCGCTGGGGTACGAGTACGGCGACGCGGACGCGGTGGACCACATGCCCCATCGCTTGGAGACGGGCGAGATGGACTTCTTCaagagagagaagagggagagGAAAGCTGACGCCGCCGCCCCGGACGACCTCGGCATCAAGGAAGAAGACATCACCATCAAC ATGGGTCTGCACCACGTCGGCAGATGGAAGAACAGGAGCGAAGAGTCCGTCGACGAGGGCGTCTCCTCCAACGACGGGGATACGAGGGAGATGAAAACTGAG CTGGCACTGACAAAATCCGAGCTTGGACGCCTGAACGAAGAGAACAAGCAGCTCAAGAACATTCTCACCAGGCTGACCAGCAGCAACTCCAACCCCCTCCAGATGCAGATGCAGGCCCTCACAACGATGCAACAGCTAAGGAACAATATCATCCATCGAGGTCTTCGCGGAGCTCCAAGCCATGAG CTGAACGTCGAtccggagaagaagaaggaccagGAGGGGAGCCGCGGCGGCGGCCACCTGCTCCCGCAGCAGTTCATCGGGCTCAGCACCCCCGCGTTGTCGTTCGACGACCCGCTGCGCTTCGTGGCCTCAGACGTGCAAGGCGGCGAGAGCTCAGCGTCCACCAGCAACGTGGAGCCGCCGCCGACGACGACGACCATGGAAATGATGCCGCTGCCCGCGTTCGAGCACGGCCACCACCAGCACCTCGCCCATGAGAGGGGTAGCAGTAGCAGCCCGGACGAGCCACCGTCACACCACCTGGCGGTGAATCAGGGTTGGCTCTCGAACAAGGTGGCCAAGTTCCTTCCCGTCAAGGGCCCCGAGCCCGCCACCATGCGGAAGGCCCGCGTCTCCGTCCGAGCCCGCTCCGAGGTACTCATG ATCAGTGATGGGTGTCAATGGAGGAAATACGGGCAGAAGATGGCCAAGGGCAATCCGTGCCCCCGCTCGTACTACCGCTGCACCATGGCCGCCGGCTGCCCGGTCCGCAAGCAG GTCCAGAGATGCGCGGAGGACACGACGGTGGTGGTCACGACGTACGAGGGGAACCACAACCACCCGCTGCCGCCGGCGGCGATGCCGATGGcttcgacgacgacgacggcgtcgTCCATGCTGCTGTCCGGGTCGATGCCGAGCGCGGAGGGCAGCAGCCTGATGGCGGGGTCCAACTTCCTGGCGCGCGCCGTGCTGCCGTGCTCCTCCAGCGTCGCCACCATCTCGGCGTCGGCGCCGTTCCCCACCGTGGCGCTGGACCTCACGCAGCCGCTGCCGCCGCAGGCGCAGGCGCGGAGCACGACGGAGCCTTCCCAGCTCCAGGCCGCGCTCGCCGACGCCGCGGGCCGACCGACGCCGCAGCTGTTCGGGCAGAAGCTGTACGACCCTTCCTCCTCCAAGGCCCCCGCCGCCTCGCAGGGAGCGGACGCGGCGGGCGACACCGTCAGCGCGGCGGCCGTGATCGCGTCCGACCCCAACTTCCCTGCAGTGCTCGCGGCGGCGATCAAGTCGTACATAAGCGGGAACGGCAGCGGCGGTGGGAACAGTGGCACGAccgtgctgccgccgccgccggcggcgaGCAGCGCCGACGATAGCAGCAGAGATGACAAGGCCGGGGAGCAGGGGGGCTGA